A single genomic interval of Corylus avellana chromosome ca10, CavTom2PMs-1.0 harbors:
- the LOC132163741 gene encoding large ribosomal subunit protein eL30 — MVAAKKTKKTHESINNRLALVMKSGKYTLGYKTVLKSLRSSKGKLVIIANNCPPLRKSEIEYYAMLAKIGVHHYNGNNVDLGTACGKYFRVCCLSIIDPGDSDIIKNMPDY; from the exons ATGGTGGCCGCCAAGAAGACC AAGAAGACTCATGAGAGCATCAACAACAGGCTCGCCCTCGTCATGAAGAGTGGCAAGTACACCTTGGGATACAAGACCGTTCTCAAGTCCCTGAGGAGCTCCAAAG GAAAGCTGGTCATCATTGCTAACAACTGCCCTCCTCTACGGAAGTCTGAGATAGAGTATTACGCTATGTTAGCGAAAATTGGTGTTCACCACTACAACGGAA aCAATGTTGATTTGGGGACTGCTTGTGGAAAATATTTCAGAGTATGCTGCCTCAGCATTATTGATCCTG GTGATTCTGATATCATCAAGAACATGCCTGATTATTAA
- the LOC132164515 gene encoding uncharacterized protein LOC132164515 — MGVMESFSAEDLSTIGGIATVSLLHSFIPTHWLPFSIVGRAQKWTLSRTLLVTAFGAVLHVVSTSLLGITAITMANTIAGEETVHKLASLLLVVLGGSYVLLFVTGKGGHSHSHNQPMEKMAVAGLVLVPALSPCATTLPVFLAVGNSSSMMVLAIIVLLFSTITVMTSLVALSFYGASQLKFHWVERYDKLLVGSVLCLVGILTLLFHDHDHDHHHGGVGGSGEQQLHRKLVVL, encoded by the exons ATGGGTGTAATGGAAAGTTTCAGCGCCGAAGATCTGTCGACCATCGGAGGAATTGCCACGGTTTCGCTGCTGCATTCCTTCATTCCCACCCATTGGCTCCCTTTCTCCATTGTCGGTCGCGCACAGAAGTGGACCCTTTCCCGCACTCTCCTCGTTA CTGCATTTGGAGCAGTTTTGCATGTAGTGTCCACGTCACTTCTTGGCATAACAGCGATCACCATGGCGAATACTATTGCTGGTGAAGAAACAGTGCATAAACTAGCTTCACTTTTGCTTGTAGTTCTTGGTGGTAGTTATGTCTTGCTGTTTGTGACTGGAAAGGGCGGTCACAGTCATTCTCATAACCAACCCATGGAGAAAATGGCTGTTGCTGGGCTTGTCCTTGTTCCTGCATTGTCACCCTGTGCAACCACACTTCCGGTATTCCTTGCTGTTGGAAATTCGTCTTCCATGATGGTGCTTGCTATCATTGTGCTCTTATTCAG CACCATAACTGTGATGACATCACTGGTGGCTCTATCATTCTATGGTGCCAGTCAACTCAAGTTTCATTGGGTGGAGCGGTACGACAAGCTTCTTGTGGGTTCTGTATTGTGTTTGGTAGGAATTTTGACTCTTCTTTTccatgatcatgatcatgatcatcatcatgGTGGAGTTGGAGGCTCTGGAGAGCAGCAATTGCATAGAAAACTAGTTGTTCTATGA